A genomic stretch from Streptomyces venezuelae ATCC 10712 includes:
- the nirB gene encoding nitrite reductase large subunit NirB → MAAHRTQTLVLIGHGMVGHRLLEALAERGALADPAVPDGPGWRVTVLAEEDVPAYDRVHLSSVFTGTGPDQLGLSTPEFLAGHGIDLRLGDPAERIDPAARTVTTTSGRVVAYDALVLATGSYPFVPPIPGADAPGCFTYRTLYDVDALTRYAERAGTGVVIGGGLLGLEAAGALRTLGLATHVVEFAPRLMPLQVDDGGAAALRATIESMGVAVHTGVGAAEVETDADGKARRLRLSNGERLPADVVVFSAGVRPRDRLAREAGFAVGDRGGVVVDERCRTTDPYVYAIGECAQTSDGRVYGLVAPGYQMAEAVADQLAGSGATVFTGADTSTKLKLLGADVASFGDPFAAGAQATEIVFSDGREGVYKKLLLGPEGQLLGGILVGDAEAYGSLKPHAGRRLPAPPEAFLLPASAAGAAPPGADALPDDAVVCSCHNVTKGAVAGAVAEHGLTDIGGIKRRTKAGTGCGGCVNTLQAVLDAAGVERARGLCEHFPELGRPEVYELIRTEHIRSFTELLERYGSAGAGGSGGAGSGCTVCKPVVANVLGTLAPELGLRHVLDGEQAALQDSNDLFLANLQKDGTYSVVPRVPGGEITAEQLIALGEVARDHGLYSKITGGQRIDLFGARKEELPVVWRKLIAAGFESGQAYGKSLRTVKSCVGSRFCRFGQGDSVQLAIDLELRYRGLRAPHKIKGGVSGCLRECAEARGKDIGVIATAGGWNLYVCGNGGTDPRHAELLASDLSAAELFALIDRFLMYYVRTGERLERTSAWLERLGGGTARLREVLIEDSLGICAELEEQLERHVAAYRDEWRAVLDDPVALARFEPHVAGVEFLEPGRGRAAVLADGTEAALFRDGDGEVYAVGNRDPFSGADVMANGIMGRRDGVPVVASPLHKQEFDLRTGACLDDPDVALPVLPVPTARP, encoded by the coding sequence ATGGCCGCCCACCGGACGCAGACCCTCGTGCTCATCGGCCACGGCATGGTCGGCCACCGGCTCCTGGAGGCGCTGGCCGAGCGCGGCGCGCTCGCCGATCCGGCGGTGCCGGACGGCCCCGGCTGGCGGGTCACGGTGCTCGCCGAGGAGGACGTGCCCGCCTACGACCGGGTGCACCTCTCGTCCGTCTTCACCGGCACCGGACCCGACCAACTGGGTCTTTCCACGCCCGAGTTCCTCGCCGGGCACGGGATCGACCTGCGGCTCGGCGACCCGGCCGAGCGCATCGACCCGGCCGCCCGCACCGTCACCACCACCTCCGGCCGGGTCGTCGCGTACGACGCGCTGGTCCTGGCCACCGGCTCGTACCCCTTCGTGCCGCCGATCCCCGGCGCCGACGCGCCCGGCTGCTTCACGTACCGCACGCTGTACGACGTCGACGCCCTCACCCGGTACGCCGAGCGGGCCGGGACCGGGGTCGTCATCGGCGGCGGGCTGCTCGGCCTCGAGGCCGCCGGTGCGCTCCGCACCCTCGGACTCGCCACGCACGTCGTCGAGTTCGCGCCCCGGCTGATGCCGCTCCAGGTCGACGACGGCGGCGCGGCGGCCCTGCGCGCGACCATCGAGTCGATGGGCGTGGCGGTGCACACCGGGGTCGGTGCCGCCGAGGTCGAGACGGACGCCGACGGGAAGGCCCGCCGGCTGCGGCTGTCGAACGGTGAGCGGCTCCCCGCCGACGTCGTCGTCTTCTCCGCCGGGGTGCGGCCGCGCGACCGGCTCGCCCGCGAGGCGGGGTTCGCGGTCGGCGACCGCGGGGGAGTGGTGGTGGACGAGCGCTGCCGGACGACCGACCCGTACGTGTACGCGATCGGGGAGTGCGCGCAGACCTCCGACGGGCGGGTGTACGGCCTGGTGGCGCCCGGTTACCAGATGGCGGAGGCGGTCGCCGACCAGCTCGCGGGCTCCGGGGCGACGGTCTTCACCGGCGCCGACACGTCGACCAAGCTGAAGCTGCTGGGGGCGGACGTGGCGTCGTTCGGCGATCCTTTCGCGGCGGGGGCGCAGGCCACCGAGATCGTCTTCTCGGACGGCCGTGAGGGCGTCTACAAGAAGCTGCTGCTGGGCCCCGAGGGGCAGCTCCTCGGCGGCATCCTGGTCGGTGACGCGGAGGCGTACGGCTCCCTGAAGCCGCACGCGGGCCGTCGACTGCCCGCGCCGCCCGAGGCGTTCCTCCTCCCGGCCTCGGCCGCCGGGGCCGCGCCGCCCGGCGCGGACGCGCTCCCCGACGACGCCGTCGTCTGCTCCTGCCACAACGTGACCAAGGGCGCGGTGGCCGGGGCGGTCGCCGAGCACGGCCTGACCGACATCGGCGGGATCAAGCGCCGCACCAAGGCGGGCACGGGCTGCGGCGGTTGTGTGAACACCCTCCAGGCCGTCCTCGACGCGGCGGGCGTGGAGCGGGCGCGTGGCCTGTGCGAGCACTTCCCCGAGCTCGGCCGCCCGGAGGTCTACGAGCTGATCCGCACCGAACACATCCGGTCCTTCACCGAGTTGCTGGAACGGTACGGCTCCGCGGGCGCGGGCGGGAGCGGCGGCGCGGGCTCTGGCTGTACCGTCTGCAAGCCCGTCGTCGCCAACGTCCTCGGCACCCTCGCCCCCGAGCTCGGTCTCCGCCACGTCCTGGACGGAGAGCAGGCCGCGCTCCAGGACTCCAACGACCTCTTCCTCGCCAACCTCCAGAAGGACGGCACCTACTCGGTCGTGCCGCGCGTCCCCGGCGGCGAGATCACCGCCGAGCAGCTGATCGCCCTCGGTGAGGTGGCCCGCGACCACGGCCTCTACAGCAAGATCACCGGCGGTCAGCGGATCGATCTGTTCGGCGCGCGGAAGGAGGAACTCCCCGTCGTCTGGCGGAAGCTGATCGCCGCCGGATTCGAATCGGGCCAGGCGTACGGGAAGTCCCTGCGCACGGTCAAGTCCTGCGTCGGGTCCCGGTTCTGCCGCTTCGGGCAGGGCGATTCGGTGCAGCTCGCGATCGACCTGGAGCTCCGCTACCGCGGTCTGCGCGCCCCGCACAAGATCAAGGGCGGCGTCTCGGGCTGTCTGCGCGAGTGCGCCGAGGCCCGCGGCAAGGACATCGGCGTCATCGCCACCGCCGGCGGCTGGAACCTGTACGTCTGCGGCAACGGCGGCACCGACCCCCGGCACGCCGAGCTGCTCGCCTCCGACCTGTCGGCCGCCGAGCTGTTCGCGCTGATCGACCGGTTCCTCATGTACTACGTACGGACCGGGGAGCGCCTGGAGCGGACCTCGGCATGGCTGGAGCGGCTCGGCGGCGGCACCGCGCGGCTGCGGGAGGTCCTGATCGAGGACTCGCTGGGGATCTGCGCGGAGCTGGAGGAGCAGCTGGAGCGGCACGTGGCCGCGTACCGCGACGAGTGGCGGGCCGTCCTCGACGACCCGGTGGCGCTGGCCCGCTTCGAGCCGCACGTGGCCGGGGTGGAGTTCCTGGAGCCGGGCCGGGGCCGGGCGGCGGTCCTCGCGGACGGGACGGAGGCGGCGCTGTTCCGGGACGGGGACGGCGAGGTGTACGCGGTGGGCAACCGGGACCCGTTCTCGGGCGCCGACGTGATGGCGAACGGCATCATGGGCCGCCGGGACGGCGTGCCGGTGGTGGCGTCCCCGCTGCACAAGCAGGAGTTCGACCTGCGGACCGGCGCGTGCCTTGACGACCCGGACGTCGCCCTTCCGGTCCTGCCGGTCCCTACGGCCCGCCCCTGA
- a CDS encoding P1 family peptidase: protein MTQSELHGTTADGITDVRGLRVGHARVAGDGALSGTTVVLAPAGGAVAAVDVRGGGPGTRETDALDPRNVVQRIDAVVLTGGSAYGLESATGVMAWLEERHRGVRVGPDPAHVVPVVPAACVFDLGRGGDFRARPDAATGRAAVAAADASGDHARVETGAVGAGTGAVVGGLRGGVGTASTVLESGITVGALVVVNAAGSAVDPATGALYGSYHEPGRPAFPDPVVHEAAARRLAEARAAAGPPPMNTTLAVVATNAVLTRAQAQKIAGTAHDGIARALRPVHLMNDGDTVFTLATGERELPEDLGPLALNEVLAAGADLVTRAIVRAVLAAPGGQRGPGGDFPSYGELYGGFHGAQSEPYSR from the coding sequence ATGACACAGTCCGAGCTGCACGGGACGACGGCGGACGGGATCACCGATGTGCGCGGCCTCCGGGTGGGGCACGCGCGCGTGGCGGGTGACGGGGCCCTGAGCGGGACCACGGTGGTGCTCGCGCCGGCCGGTGGCGCCGTCGCCGCCGTGGACGTGCGGGGCGGCGGTCCGGGGACGCGGGAGACGGACGCGCTCGACCCCAGGAACGTCGTCCAGCGGATCGACGCGGTCGTCCTGACCGGCGGCAGCGCGTACGGCCTGGAGTCCGCCACCGGGGTGATGGCCTGGCTCGAGGAACGGCACCGCGGGGTGCGGGTGGGTCCCGACCCCGCGCATGTCGTGCCGGTCGTGCCCGCCGCCTGCGTCTTCGACCTGGGCCGGGGCGGTGACTTCAGGGCCCGGCCGGACGCGGCGACGGGCCGGGCCGCGGTGGCGGCGGCCGACGCGAGCGGGGACCACGCGCGCGTGGAGACCGGCGCGGTCGGCGCGGGCACCGGCGCGGTGGTCGGCGGCCTGCGCGGCGGGGTGGGCACGGCGAGCACGGTCCTGGAGTCGGGGATCACGGTCGGCGCGCTCGTGGTGGTCAACGCGGCCGGCTCGGCCGTCGACCCGGCCACGGGCGCCCTGTACGGGAGTTACCACGAGCCCGGCCGGCCCGCCTTCCCCGACCCGGTCGTGCACGAGGCGGCCGCGCGCCGCCTCGCCGAGGCGCGGGCGGCGGCCGGACCACCCCCGATGAACACGACGCTCGCCGTCGTCGCCACCAATGCCGTGCTGACCCGCGCGCAGGCCCAGAAGATCGCGGGCACGGCGCACGACGGCATCGCGCGCGCCCTGCGCCCGGTGCACCTGATGAACGACGGCGACACCGTCTTCACCCTCGCCACCGGGGAGCGCGAACTGCCGGAGGACCTCGGCCCGCTGGCCCTGAACGAGGTCCTGGCGGCCGGTGCGGACCTGGTGACCCGGGCGATCGTCCGGGCGGTGCTCGCGGCCCCCGGCGGGCAGCGCGGCCCGGGCGGCGACTTCCCCTCGTACGGAGAGCTCTACGGCGGATTCCACGGAGCGCAGTCGGAGCCGTACTCCCGGTAA
- a CDS encoding DUF6227 family protein, translated as MSDPGTTLSKHRVTCGDGLETLLNDPQDPHDPHETTETHVERLLGRALNSFDLPDSTVERLGTALAHSSALHSSHHSATLRRSTYRHTYLLSDGSALSLWELTHNAGRDGAEQHELYAEESEARLAASRLPAGPLPGWSAERSGGRALDEDEDDELALLSALLARPIPAQPRMYVPDNSADHARRVLRRAENADRPGERTARRLRLAFAHHITQAFGRHCPVEGGRDAGFTLYEHQFLLLDGSEVSLWEVEHTATPDGRHMCEVYEDERAARRAMETRSRVR; from the coding sequence ATGTCAGACCCAGGGACTACGTTAAGCAAGCACCGAGTGACATGCGGCGACGGCCTGGAGACCCTCTTGAACGATCCGCAGGATCCTCACGATCCGCACGAGACGACCGAGACGCACGTTGAGCGGCTCCTCGGCCGGGCCCTCAACTCCTTCGACCTTCCCGACTCGACCGTCGAGCGCCTCGGCACGGCGCTCGCCCACTCCAGCGCGCTGCACTCCTCGCACCACAGCGCGACGCTCCGCCGCTCCACCTACCGCCACACCTACCTGCTGAGCGACGGCTCCGCGCTCAGCCTCTGGGAGCTCACGCACAACGCCGGCCGCGACGGCGCCGAGCAGCACGAGCTGTACGCCGAGGAGTCGGAGGCCCGGCTCGCCGCCTCCCGGCTCCCGGCCGGACCGCTGCCGGGCTGGAGCGCCGAGCGCTCCGGCGGCCGCGCCCTCGACGAGGACGAGGACGACGAGCTGGCGCTGCTCAGCGCCCTGCTCGCCCGCCCCATACCCGCCCAGCCCCGGATGTACGTGCCGGACAACTCCGCCGACCACGCCCGCCGCGTCCTGCGGCGCGCGGAGAACGCGGACCGGCCGGGCGAGCGGACGGCCCGCCGGCTCCGGCTCGCCTTCGCCCACCACATCACCCAGGCCTTCGGCCGCCACTGCCCGGTGGAGGGTGGCCGGGACGCCGGATTCACCCTCTACGAGCACCAGTTCCTGCTGCTCGACGGCAGCGAGGTCAGCCTCTGGGAGGTCGAGCACACGGCGACGCCGGACGGCCGCCACATGTGCGAGGTGTACGAGGACGAGCGCGCCGCCCGCCGGGCGATGGAGACCCGCTCCCGGGTCCGCTGA
- a CDS encoding glycosyltransferase, whose product MKPSICLCMIVKNEGAVIERCLSSVRDLVDTWVISDTGSTDGTQELIRSALAGIPGELREEPWVNFGHNRSLNIAHARDRADYLLLLDADHVLRQEGPLPALTADSYMIRHEGALEYRIKRLVRGGMPWRYEGVTHEYLTADRDHGQENLDALVVEDYADGGSRHDKFERDARLLGAELDRDPSNPRTVFYLAQTLRDLGRAEEAAALYERRAAMGGWGEEVYYALLQSGVLRADSGDWPAAMDALSRAWEARPERLEACYELTARLRKMRRYRAAHAVVSSVLDREQPDDLLFLQPWVYRWGLLFEYSITAYWVGDHAASLAACDRLLALPDLPETYREQTRVNRAFAADRLAETETAAAVAVPAQV is encoded by the coding sequence GTGAAGCCGTCCATCTGCCTGTGCATGATCGTCAAGAACGAGGGCGCGGTCATCGAGCGCTGCCTGTCCTCCGTCCGGGATCTCGTGGACACCTGGGTCATCTCCGACACCGGGTCCACCGACGGGACCCAGGAGCTGATCAGGTCCGCGCTCGCCGGCATCCCGGGCGAGCTGCGCGAGGAGCCCTGGGTGAACTTCGGCCACAACCGCAGCCTGAACATCGCGCACGCCCGCGACCGGGCCGACTATCTGCTGCTCCTCGACGCCGACCACGTCCTCCGGCAGGAGGGGCCGCTGCCCGCGCTCACCGCCGACTCGTACATGATCCGGCACGAGGGAGCCCTGGAGTACCGGATCAAACGCCTGGTCAGAGGCGGCATGCCCTGGCGGTACGAGGGCGTCACGCACGAGTATCTGACGGCCGACCGGGACCACGGCCAGGAGAACCTCGACGCCCTCGTCGTCGAGGACTACGCCGACGGCGGCTCACGCCACGACAAGTTCGAGCGGGACGCCCGCCTCCTCGGCGCCGAACTGGACCGCGACCCGTCGAACCCGCGCACGGTCTTCTACCTGGCCCAGACCCTGCGCGACCTCGGCCGCGCCGAGGAGGCCGCCGCGCTCTACGAGCGCCGGGCGGCCATGGGCGGCTGGGGCGAGGAGGTCTACTACGCCCTGCTCCAGTCCGGGGTCCTGCGCGCCGACTCTGGCGACTGGCCGGCCGCCATGGACGCGCTGTCCCGGGCCTGGGAGGCCCGGCCGGAGCGCCTTGAGGCCTGCTACGAGCTGACGGCGCGGCTGCGGAAGATGCGCCGCTACCGGGCGGCGCACGCCGTGGTCTCCTCCGTCCTCGACCGGGAGCAGCCCGACGACCTGCTGTTCCTGCAGCCGTGGGTGTACCGCTGGGGGCTGCTCTTCGAGTACTCGATCACCGCCTACTGGGTCGGTGACCACGCGGCGTCCCTGGCGGCCTGCGACCGGCTCCTCGCCCTGCCGGACCTGCCGGAGACGTACCGCGAACAGACCCGCGTCAACCGGGCCTTCGCCGCCGACCGCCTCGCGGAGACGGAAACGGCGGCGGCGGTGGCGGTCCCCGCGCAGGTCTGA
- a CDS encoding flagellar hook-length control protein FliK, producing MRPDPRTRSTSSLGPLPRRRAWVGGGALASVALVLTGLAPSASALAGGPTAGAPAGSTTAVPTTGCKPRSTQQHDEEGRPMTTALQEFLDEEVGRLVEGTQVRTGGPDHPEGGCKGPTGPTGPKGPPGPKGPKGDTGPKGPTGPTGPTGPKGNTGATGATGATGATGATGATGATGATGATGATGATGADGATGATGATGPTGPTGATGADGATGATGATGATGDTGPTGPTGPTGATGATGATGATGATGATGATGPTGPCIDIDTYSPSNTEDFQAALYNGKAFVGKADDPGGTIVWQDLTNPTTVGTDPANPSYPANACGIAIEAQGNDAYVKVITTTGTVWQTHGNIMGGTFVWDEAWVQQTTPTPVVMRSVPFKGDLKHGGAVNRS from the coding sequence ATGCGTCCTGATCCCAGGACTCGGTCCACGTCATCGCTCGGCCCGCTGCCCCGGCGGCGCGCCTGGGTCGGCGGCGGTGCGCTGGCCTCGGTCGCACTCGTCCTCACCGGCCTCGCCCCCTCGGCCTCGGCCCTGGCGGGCGGCCCGACGGCGGGCGCCCCGGCGGGCAGCACCACCGCCGTACCGACCACCGGTTGCAAGCCCAGGTCCACGCAGCAGCACGACGAAGAAGGCCGGCCGATGACCACCGCGCTCCAGGAGTTCCTGGACGAGGAGGTCGGACGTCTCGTCGAGGGCACGCAGGTCCGCACGGGCGGCCCGGACCACCCGGAGGGCGGGTGCAAGGGCCCGACGGGCCCCACGGGCCCGAAGGGACCGCCCGGCCCGAAGGGCCCGAAGGGTGACACCGGCCCGAAGGGCCCCACGGGCCCCACGGGACCCACGGGACCGAAGGGCAACACGGGCGCGACGGGTGCGACCGGGGCCACGGGTGCGACGGGTGCCACGGGAGCGACCGGGGCCACCGGGGCCACGGGTGCGACGGGTGCCACGGGCGCGACCGGCGCCGACGGAGCCACCGGCGCGACCGGGGCCACCGGCCCGACCGGTCCGACGGGAGCCACCGGAGCCGACGGAGCGACGGGTGCCACGGGTGCGACCGGCGCCACCGGCGACACGGGCCCGACCGGGCCCACGGGACCCACCGGTGCCACAGGCGCCACCGGAGCCACGGGAGCCACCGGTGCGACCGGAGCCACGGGCGCCACCGGTCCGACCGGGCCCTGTATCGACATCGACACCTACAGCCCGTCCAACACCGAGGACTTCCAGGCCGCGCTGTACAACGGCAAGGCGTTCGTCGGCAAGGCGGACGACCCGGGCGGGACGATCGTCTGGCAGGACCTCACCAACCCGACGACCGTCGGCACGGACCCGGCCAACCCCTCGTACCCGGCCAACGCCTGCGGCATCGCCATCGAGGCCCAGGGCAACGACGCCTACGTGAAGGTGATCACGACCACCGGGACCGTGTGGCAGACGCACGGGAACATCATGGGCGGCACGTTCGTCTGGGACGAGGCCTGGGTGCAGCAGACGACCCCGACCCCGGTCGTGATGCGCTCGGTGCCGTTCAAGGGCGACCTGAAGCACGGAGGTGCCGTCAACCGCTCATGA
- a CDS encoding low temperature requirement protein A, translated as MTQPFLPLTARSRDESHRASTPLELFFDLCFVVAVAQAGAELVHAVAEGHAGEGVLNYAMIFFAIWWAWMNFTWFASAYDNDDVPYRVVTLVQIAGVLILAAGVSRAFEDHDFLVVYLGYVVMRLALASQWLRAAHHATDPLERAMCRRYAGGVVAVQIGWLSLVLAPEPARPWVFLVMALAEMSVPLFAERNAPSTWHPHHIAERYGLFTIIVLGETVAAATVAVKTGIAENDALGEVLPIAAGGLLLVFAAWWIYFVVPAHDRLTSSREAFRWGYGHYVIFAAAAAVGAGLEIAVEQAVGKAHISTLAASSAVTIPSAVFLMSVWLLHARYFKVGLAQQLVLPVSSLAILLCTFAGHWAVLAAGLVAAATVAVGVTLTARNPATRPGPPAATGAGASTG; from the coding sequence ATGACACAACCGTTCCTCCCCCTCACCGCGCGCTCCCGCGACGAATCGCACCGGGCCTCCACCCCGCTGGAGCTGTTCTTCGACCTCTGTTTCGTCGTCGCGGTCGCCCAGGCGGGCGCGGAGCTCGTCCACGCGGTCGCCGAGGGCCACGCGGGCGAGGGGGTCCTCAACTACGCGATGATCTTCTTCGCGATCTGGTGGGCGTGGATGAACTTCACCTGGTTCGCCTCGGCCTACGACAACGACGACGTCCCGTACCGCGTCGTCACCCTCGTCCAGATCGCCGGTGTCCTCATCCTCGCGGCGGGCGTCTCGCGGGCCTTCGAGGACCACGACTTCCTCGTCGTCTACCTCGGCTACGTGGTGATGCGGCTGGCGCTCGCCTCGCAGTGGCTGCGGGCCGCGCACCACGCCACCGACCCCCTCGAACGGGCGATGTGCCGACGGTACGCGGGCGGGGTCGTCGCCGTGCAGATCGGCTGGCTCTCGCTGGTCCTTGCGCCGGAGCCGGCCCGCCCGTGGGTCTTCCTCGTCATGGCGCTGGCCGAGATGTCCGTACCCCTGTTCGCGGAGAGGAACGCGCCCAGCACCTGGCACCCGCACCACATCGCCGAGCGGTACGGCCTGTTCACCATCATCGTGCTCGGCGAGACCGTCGCGGCCGCGACCGTGGCCGTGAAGACCGGCATCGCCGAGAACGACGCCCTCGGCGAGGTGCTGCCGATCGCCGCGGGCGGTCTGCTGCTCGTCTTCGCCGCCTGGTGGATCTACTTCGTCGTACCCGCGCACGACCGGCTGACCTCAAGCCGCGAGGCCTTCCGCTGGGGGTACGGCCACTACGTGATCTTCGCGGCGGCGGCGGCCGTCGGCGCGGGCCTGGAGATCGCCGTGGAGCAGGCCGTGGGCAAGGCCCACATCTCCACGCTCGCCGCCTCGTCGGCGGTGACGATCCCGTCGGCGGTGTTCCTGATGTCCGTGTGGCTCCTCCACGCCCGCTACTTCAAGGTCGGCCTCGCCCAGCAGCTCGTCCTGCCCGTGTCGTCCCTCGCGATCCTGCTCTGCACCTTCGCCGGACACTGGGCGGTCCTCGCGGCGGGCCTCGTCGCGGCGGCCACGGTCGCGGTCGGCGTGACCCTGACGGCCAGGAACCCGGCGACCCGACCGGGCCCTCCGGCCGCTACGGGCGCGGGTGCCTCGACCGGCTGA
- a CDS encoding sirohydrochlorin chelatase, with protein MPRSLVLAVHGSAVPEAGAGIARLADSVRRLTGAPVAVGHLDHQTPSLAHVLADRPGAVVVPLLLGDGYHRTVDIPAVARPFDCAVTPGLSGEHAVALALHDRLRAAERAAGGPADAVVVAGAGSSRPGGNDGTLRAVEQLAVLLPVPVIAAYCSASAPGPAEAVALLHGHGFRRVAVATHLLAPGRFTRALAAVPGTWAVAEPIGDHARVAGLVATRYAAAGRPDRTAKADGTAGTDSTAKADPSGSVGGRAAA; from the coding sequence ATGCCACGGAGCCTGGTCCTCGCCGTGCACGGCAGCGCCGTGCCCGAGGCGGGCGCGGGCATCGCCCGGCTCGCCGACTCCGTCCGGCGGCTGACCGGCGCGCCCGTGGCCGTCGGCCACCTCGACCACCAGACGCCGTCCCTGGCGCACGTCCTCGCGGACCGGCCCGGCGCGGTCGTCGTCCCGCTGCTCCTCGGCGACGGCTACCACCGCACGGTCGACATCCCGGCCGTCGCCCGCCCCTTCGACTGTGCGGTCACCCCCGGGCTGAGCGGCGAACACGCGGTGGCGCTCGCCCTCCACGACCGGCTGCGGGCCGCCGAGCGCGCCGCGGGCGGCCCGGCGGACGCGGTGGTCGTCGCCGGGGCGGGTTCGTCACGGCCCGGCGGCAACGACGGCACCCTCAGGGCGGTCGAGCAGCTGGCCGTGCTCCTGCCCGTACCGGTGATCGCGGCGTACTGCTCGGCGAGCGCCCCGGGCCCGGCCGAGGCGGTCGCGCTGCTGCACGGACACGGCTTCCGCCGGGTCGCGGTCGCCACCCATCTGCTCGCCCCGGGCCGCTTCACGCGCGCGCTGGCCGCGGTGCCGGGCACCTGGGCGGTCGCGGAGCCGATCGGGGACCACGCGCGCGTGGCGGGGCTCGTGGCGACGCGGTACGCGGCGGCGGGCCGACCGGACCGCACGGCGAAGGCGGACGGCACGGCGGGGACGGACTCCACGGCGAAGGCGGACCCGAGCGGGTCGGTCGGAGGCCGGGCAGCCGCCTGA